A window of Rosa rugosa chromosome 7, drRosRugo1.1, whole genome shotgun sequence genomic DNA:
GCTTCCCTCAAACCTATTTCCCTCCATGAAGAGCCTTGTCACCAAAGTCAAGTTCCCCATGGAGTATGGGATTGGCCCTGAAAATATGTTCAGATTCAAATACAGTCCCTCTAACGTGTAAAGCTTCCCGATCACATCAGGGAGACTACCACCAATGTGGTTTTGTTCCATTCCAAGATTTGTCAAGTTTACCAGATTTCCAATGCTAGTAGGGAGGGGTCCATATATCAGATTTCCTCCCATTGTAAATATCCTCAGTTTGGTTGATAGGTTGGCTATGGATTCTGGCAATTCACCTCCAAGATGAATACGgctaaaactcaacacctcaaGATTAGTACAGTTAGCAAGGAAACTGAGAGAAGTAAGGTCACCAGCTTTCCCACTTTCCAGTGAATTGTCATCAAAGTTCACTCTACTTAACCATTTCAACCTTCCAAGACTTTCAGCAGGGAGTTTACCAGTGAGACCATTTTCAGCAAAATCAAGAAGCCGAAGTCTAGAAGCATTTGACAATGATGCTGGAATAGTTCCTGTGAATTTGTTGACACCGCCGGCAAATACCTCCAAATTAGGAAGAGTAATGCCAGCGTTTTGCGGCAGCTCTCCACGCAGCTGGTTGTCAGTAACACTGAAAATGTGTATGGAAGAAATATTATAAATTGAAGAATGGACCATACCAGACAGATTATTGCTCGAAACTAGGAAGTTTCCCAGGCTTGTTAGGCGCCCGAGCTGATTGGGTATCCTTCCCTGTAAATTATTGTCGCCAAGAGCTATACTATACAAAGATGAAAAGTTTCCTATCCACTCTGGGATTTTTCCAGGAAGATGGTTACCCTGAAGCCATAGATGAGTTAACTTCAATAATGAACCAAGTTGATCCGGGATCGACCCAGTAAGCTCATTGGAAATAACATTGAGCACTCTTAGTTGTGTGCAGTGAGATATATTAGATGGAAATTTCCCACTGAAGGAATTGAGAGACAGATGAAGCAGTTGCAGCCGTAGAAGACGACCCATTAATTTCTTGAGGAATTTCACCATGAAAATTGTTTTTTATGAGGTTGATTCCAGTAAGATAAGAAGATTTCCTATAGAAGAAGGTGTTATGGAACCCGCCAATTTTCTATCTTCCAGATTCAAACTCACGACTCTTTTGGTGGAGTTGTTGCATGTGAAGCCTGCCCAACTGCAAAAATCAATGGAATCATTCCACGAGCTGATGATATGGAGAGGATCTTCAGTGATTCTTTCCTTAAAGTCTAGCAGTGCCAAGCGATCCAATTCAATTCCAGAACTTGGTAGTGTTGCAGATTCTAGACTTGTGCTCATACATAAAACAATGATCCCAGGAAGGAGTTTAAGCAAAATGCACCTACAATGTGCTAGTGCATGTCCCATCATGTTCTAGATGCAGGAGTCATACAAGGAGCAAATGAGCAATTCAAGGTTTTTTCTGTAAATGAAAGCATACAAAGaagtaaactttttttttttttttttttagatggaTGGGGATTCAAAGGGCCGAAAGGTTTGAAAAACTACATATCTCATATGAGATACACAAATATCCAGAAGGAGGTTGATAACTTGTGGAGAAGGTTGCTCCATGAAATGCACACCCAAATCCTCAATAAGGCTACACTTGAATAGCATACAAAGAAGTAATCTTTGGCATAGAATACAATGTCAATTGCAGAACCACCTTTATAATGACATAATACGTAAATACTAATTAATAGGTATATAATGACATTAACAATATTTAGGTTTTCATTATGGAGATAAGACTTgtagttgatatatatattgGAAGCCTAAGAAGGATATATAAGCAAGGTCCCCTACAACATGAATGCTCTAAAGACTTTTGGCAAATTGAGATGGTGAAATGTTCTGACTTCTGAAATCACCAAGTTTGATGGATGCAGAGGTTATGGCAGTTATCAAAGCAATTGATTTAGCTTGGATTAGAGATTGGAAGCATATCTGGTTAGAGGCTGATTCATCTCTTGTTCTTAGTTTCCTTCACTCTCCTGATTTGGTGCCTTGGCGTCTTTAAGTTGCATGGGGTAATTGTTTGCATCAAATAGCTCAAATGGAATTTCGTTCCTCGCACGTTTTCAGAGAAGCTAACCAAGTTGCAGACACACTTGCCAATTTTGGTTGTTCTTCAAATGGTCTAGTTTGGTGGGACAATGCACCACCTTTTATTTTTGATTCCTGCAATAGAGATTACTTGGGTCTTCCCAATTTCCGTATACGCTAGACGTTGTTTTCTGAAGAAGTTTGGTTTGGCCCCCCTCTTTGTTTTTctacttatttattttgaataaattcCTCCGCggaggttgaaaaaaaaaatcacttagTTATGGAGTTGATATAAGAATTTTAGTGTAACTAAAGATGAGTACTAGACACTGATCAGTAAatttgatgtaggacgagaattgacccagtttagccgaaaaaccataaaagtaaagaagcggtgtagaatcaagaatagtgattggaaaataggtaactcacgcgtaatcaagttactagccgctggaatattcaagaagatttggttttggacttttcgggtttctcgtgcgaaaagtcaagttttgattttgaatcagatttgactaacttttggccagaatgtccgtttgaaacgcatgatacctttccagaatgggaaggacgagatcttcaagactcactttagtgagccctatcagatttaggccaaaatgtatcgtcttaattatccgattcgtgatttaatatttttaggttagttttacattctttttattttaggttttctagtttattttggatttgttttgttttaatccgtgggctttagggtttcattgttagtcgccctagggtttcttttcccatatataagcaaccttaaacggctgcagaactatcttttatcatattatcaatcaaaattgagagttttctcttttatctctggtggactccagaatctttgttttaggtttattgcttgtaaacctagggttacttccgcccgcgtcaAAATTACATGCTTCTTCATTTTCTGTAATTTTCCATTTATGAGGATGATAGGTGAGTTGCATTTATTGTATGCATACTGAATTGAAACTAATATTGCAACAATTTTGACTTGGTTTGCGGTGGTGACAAGTCCACATTTGTGAACCAGCTCCATGGCCTTGATGCATCTTCACTTGATCGGTGCTTCCTTGTACATGTAGATTGGTTCACAAATGCGCTAGAATGTACATATTTGTTGAAGTTGCTGTTCAAGCCAATTATAGATTGGTTCAATAAACTAGTACAAATCTAGTAGAAAATGAGACATCCAGTACAAATCATGGTGCTTTGATTTGtactaaatattgaacaaatgaTTTTGAACTGCAATCAAGGCCTGTTTATAATGACCATAAATACGCAGCGGAGGAGGACAAAGtcaggtggtggtggtgatcaGTCAGGTCCCCAAAATGACCATATAATTGTTTAGGGATGTTCTGGGTTTTGATTGAAATGACACCGATCAAGTGAAGATGCATCAAGGCCATGGAGCTGGTTCACAAATGTTTTATGCATCAAGCAAATaagtattaattaagccaataaggCTTAAGGTTAAATTTATCATAATCCTTGCAATTGCCCCTCTCTCTATATAAATCTACAAAACTTGATATAAATAAACAAAGGTTAAAAGAGTAATCTGGGAGGATAAGACAGTTTCAATTTCCTTCAAAAACTGATTTATAGTTATTATTCCCCCACCTTTTCTAAATTGTGTAGAAGACGTTCTCCTCTTCGTTTTCTTCTCTACCGCAAACTGTAGCCGTTTTCATTTGTTGCTATAAAAAACCAAAAGCTATAGGTAGTAAACCATTTCTTCTCCTAATCCTTTTCTACATAAAATCTCCAAGAGACGCACTGTACTTGATCAATTTAGAAAGTTGATTACTCGGTTTTTTAAGTTTGTTTGTTTATCTGATTTCAGTTAATATTCTTCCCCATCTAATTTCTTTCTACTTTGTGTGTGCATGTATGTTTGTTCATGGCAAGTGGCAACTGCAGTGAAATTTTGATTCGGGTGTTTACAAAACCTTCTTCCTTGGATGCGAGCAGTGAGGTTTATTTATTGGTCCCTTCTGAATTATCCATTTATATATGTATCTTATGTAAATTGATGATATTACTTGATTGATGACTATTGTTAGTGTCCTTCAAGGGAAAAAAATTTGATTGTTTATTGCATAATTGTTCATAGATATTTATTTCCAGGTGTTTTCTTTGCATCTTCTTAGGTTACGTGAAGAGATGACTAAATTCTTTGGTTCCAAGTAACTTTTATACTCCATTTTTCTTCTCCATCTAACTTAATTTGGTTTCCCAATTgcatcaattttattttccttttcctgtcATCATGCGGTTGGTTATGTTTTCGAATGGTTTGACAATAAAAAGAAGCGGATTGGAACAACAACGAGTTTTTTATTCAAACAACAAACATGATTCATCTAATTGATAAAAAAACTTATTCTtgggattatttccttcctgtTCAATCAGAACCCAGAACATCCCAACCGTGAAGATCATTTCAACAATACGTACGTTGTACAAAATATGTACAAATGCGCTGTTTTTGAACATGTGTTAAAGGATGGCATGTTGGAACCAATATGTACTTGACATCTTTTGATGCGCTGGAATGTACATATAGATTTGTTCACAATACGCATAGAGATACATACATTCCAACATCTCAACCT
This region includes:
- the LOC133722781 gene encoding probable LRR receptor-like serine/threonine-protein kinase At3g47570, with product MGRLLRLQLLHLSLNSFSGKFPSNISHCTQLRVLNVISNELTGSIPDQLGSLLKLTHLWLQGNHLPGKIPEWIGNFSSLYSIALGDNNLQGRIPNQLGRLTSLGNFLVSSNNLSGMVHSSIYNISSIHIFSVTDNQLRGELPQNAGITLPNLEVFAGGVNKFTGTIPASLSNASRLRLLDFAENGLTGKLPAESLGRLKWLSRVNFDDNSLESGKAGDLTSLSFLANCTNLEVLSFSRIHLGGELPESIANLSTKLRIFTMGGNLIYGPLPTSIGNLVNLTNLGMEQNHIGGSLPDVIGKLYTLEGLYLNLNIFSGPIPYSMGNLTLVTRLFMEGNRFEGSIPPSLGNCQNLLILTLSSNKLDGTIPKEVLGLSSLSISLSMHVSKFFEWFPTR